A genome region from Coffea arabica cultivar ET-39 chromosome 7e, Coffea Arabica ET-39 HiFi, whole genome shotgun sequence includes the following:
- the LOC113698865 gene encoding sister chromatid cohesion protein SCC2 isoform X1: MARPPTSGTGGIPRGISLSNSLHSEVAPCLPLPSLPVFCGALDQELRLFDELHSAASRSVNRIDVVSQAGKIAQLLSNTDVSYLSIRGDVSSQPQGFVGHHDLYDEVLRYNSQAFDYISPGPTNEPIPSSNLAESKPCEQNLRDQVHRDNAGIGSNQHDVAGILKYQQGYDMSNDAINHSRKPKVRKKGKDSILSSSTVPDAIEQQDAAIGCFSELLEGICCRSEIFSDDRDEAEWLPLTVGDLKTVVNEIISIRAKRILHLVPIDILSRFLRVLDHQIHRAEGLSINGSEHSDSDVMTSIYVALESIHAALAIMAHTGMAKQLYKEEIIERIVEFSRHQIMDIMSACDPAYRALHKPNDIGAPDDDEDEEIEGDYGSASKKRRTTRNLKLRKSNPNKASAVVNSILQKLCTIVGFLEDLLSIERLSDSCILQLIRTSFTTFLVDNIHLLQLKAISLISGIFHTYTQHRAYVMDEALQVLLKLPFSKRVPRTYHLPDEEQKQIQIITALLIQLIHCSANLPEVLRQSSSVPSLEVSLDTNYPTKCHEAITESCCLFWSRVLQRLTGSKNQDSSELKTMIENLVVDLLVTLNLPEYPGSAPILEVLCVLLLQNAGPKSKDISARSMAIDLLGTIASRLKHDAVRCRKEKFWIVHQLTSGESSFVSSACCVCLNARNEKQLFACQGCQRLYHVDCIGVGRNEVSTHSFYCQICICKKQLLVLKSYSESQSKDDEKKGHKLSGMSSDNFEVANLEIVQQMLLNYLQDASSVDVHLFIRWFYICIWYKDDPSAQQKFYYYLSRLRSKAILRDSSTVSTFLARDTVKKIALALGQDNSFSRGFEKILQVLLASLRENSPVIRAKAMRAVSIIVEADPEVLRDKLVQTAVEGRFCDSAISVREAALELVGRHIASHPDVGLQYFEKVAERIKDTGVSVRKRAIRIIRDMCTSNPNFAEFTTACIDIISRVNDEESSIQDLVCKTFYEFWFEEPSGTQSHHFKDGSSVPLEVAKKTEQIVEMLRRVRSYQLLVVVIKRNLVLDFFPQSAKAVGINPVSLASVRRRCEQMCKCLLEKILLVTEMSSEEGDVRMLPYVLLLHAFCVVDPMLCAPASDPSLFVVTLQPYLKSQTDTRVAAQLLESIIFVIDSVLPMLRKLPPSVVEELEQDLKQMIVRHSFLTVVHACIKCLCCVSKVMGKGAHVVELLIQFFYKRLDALGLDNKEQVGRSLFCLGLLIRYGSSLLTASASSYKNIDVISSLNLFKKYLQAEDFIIKARALQALGYVLIARPECMLEKDVGKILEATLSSSTDARLKMQSLQNMYEYLLDAESQMGADKAGNMEDIGSTDDGHGVPVAAGAGDTNICGGIVQLYWDMILGRCLDVNEQVRQSALKIVEVVLRQGLVHPITCVPYLIALETDPQEANAKLANHLLMNMNEKYPAFFESRLGDGLQLSFVFMRCLNQNSSAHLDPKAVSKLSGNLKGKPDASPFAYARLGISRIYKLIRGNRVSRNKFMASIVRKFDMPSWNDSVIPFLIYCTEILSLLPFTLPDEPLYLIYTINRVIQVRAGILEANMKAFLHLLRGENQEIDGNGIIRPDPSTLAHESNVSEQIPEDLDGQSPSRYASKDLGMPDITTGNSHGISGGDLQKIQADCLAAGALQLLLKLKRHLKIVYSLDDARCQAFSPNEPPKPGDFLSRQNMPFNISDVTIDPPSNYEDLLQRYQEFKNALKEDTVDYSTYTANIKRKRPPPRRGGRSGRTMGGDDEDDENDEDWGSAMRRLSNSGRKAYNSRSRQRM; this comes from the exons ATGGCGCGTCCTCCAACTTCTGGTACTGGCGGTATTCCTCGGGGCATCAGTCTTTCCAACTCACTCCACTCGGAAGTCGCTCCATGCTTGCCTCTTCCGTCCCTTCCTGTTTTCTGTGGCGCGCTTGATCAGGAGCTCCGGCTGTTCGATGAGTTGCACAGTGCCGCTTCGAGATCAGTCAATCGAATTGACGTTGTTAGCCAAGCTGGCAAGATTGCTCAACTGCTTAGCAATACTGACGTGTCTTACTT GAGTATTAGAGGTGATGTGTCTTCCCAACCCCAGGGATTTGTCGGACATCATGACCTCTATGATGAAGTTTTGAGATATAATTCTCAGGCATTTGACTACATTTCTCCAG GTCCTACAAATGAGCCAATCCCCAGCAGTAACTTGGCTGAATCAAAACCTTGTGAGCAGAACTTACGTGATCAGGTGCATAGAGACAATGCAGGAATTGGGAGTAACCAACATGATGTGGCAGGAATTCTTAAATATCAGCAGGGTTATGATATGTCTAAT GATGCTATTAATCATTCTAGAAAACCAAAAGTCAGGAAGAAAGGCAAAGACAGCATTCTGTCCTCATCAACTGTTCCGGATGCTATTGAGCAGCAAG ATGCTGCCATTGGATGCTTCTCTGAATTGTTGGAGGGCATTTGTTGTAGATCAGAGATTTTTAGTGATGACCGGGATGAAGCAGAATGGTTACCGTTAACTGTTGGTGATCTTAAAACGGTTGTCAATGAAATTATTTCCATCCGAGCAAAGAGAATACTACATTTGGTTCCCATAGATATTCTGTCAAGATTCTTAAGGGTTTTAGATCATCAGATTCATCGAGCAGAAGGTTTATCGATTAATGGCTCTGAACAT TCAGACTCAGATGTGATGACGTCCATTTATGTTGCTTTGGAATCCATTCATGCAGCTTTGGCAATTATGGCTCATACTGGCATGGCTAAGCAACTTTATAAGGAAGAG ATCATTGAAAGGATTGTGGAGTTCTCTAGGCATCAGATCATGGATATTATGTCAGCTTGTGATCCAGCATATCGTGCTTTGCATAAACCAAATGATATTGGCGCTCCTGATG atgatgaagatgaagaaattgaagggGACTATGGTTCAGCTAGTAAGAAACGGCGAACTACTAGGAATCTTAAACTCAGAAAGTCAAATCCAAAcaa GGCATCTGCTGTGGTGAATAGTATACTCCAGAAGCTTTGTACCATTGTTGGCTTTCTTGAGGATTTGCTGTCGATAGAGCGCCTGTCAGACAGTTGTATTCTCCAGCTCATCAGGACTAGTTTCACAACATTTCTAGTGGACAATATCCATCTTTTGCAGCTTAAAGCAATCAGTTTGATTAGTGGG ATATTTCATACGTACACACAGCATCGTGCTTATGTGATGGATGAAGCACTACAGGTTCTTCTAAAGTTACCATTCTCAAAGCGTGTACCCCGGACTTATCATCTCCCCGATGAAGAGCAAAAGCAGATTCAGATCATTACTGCTCTGTTAATTCAATTAATTCACTGTAGTGCTAACCTTCCTGAGGTGTTAAGGCAATCAAGTAGCGTTCCTTCTCTGGAGGTCTCTTTAGACACCAATTATCCTACTAAATGTCATGAGGCAATTACAGAATCCTGCTGTCTTTTCTGGAGTCGAGTTCTTCAGAGGCTTACTGGGTCAAAGAACCAGGATTCATCGGAGTTGAAGACAATGATTGAGAATCTTGTAGTTGATTTGCTTGTCACTTTGAATCTCCCCGAGTATCCTGGTTCTGCGCCAATTTTGGAG GTCCTTTGCGTCCTCCTCCTCCAGAATGCTGGACCAAAATCTAAGGATATTTCTGCTCGTTCAATGGCCATTGACCTCCTTGGCACCATTGCCTCTAGGTTGAAACATGATGCTGTTCGTTGCAGGAAGGAGAAATTTTGGATAGTTCATCAGTTAACAAGCGGTGAAAGCAGCTTTGTAAGTTCTGCATGTTGTGTTTGTTTGAATGCGAGGAATGAAAAACAACTATTTGCATGTCAAGGTTGCCAGAGACTGTATCATGTTGACTGTATTGGAGTTGGACGAAATGAAGTTTCTACTCACAGTTTCTATTGTCAAATCTGTATTTGCAAAAAGCAACTTCTTGTTTTAAAATCATACTCTGAGTCGCAGAGCAAGGATGATGAGAAAAAGGGTCATAAACTTTCTGGAATGTCTTCCGACAATTTTGAGGTCGcaaatttggagattgttcaacAAATGCTCCTAAATTACCTACAGGACGCCAGTTCTGTTGATGTGCATCTCTTCATCCGGTG GTTCTACATCTGTATATGGTACAAAGATGACCCAAGTGCTCAACAGAAGTTCTACTATTACCTTTCAAGATTGAGATCTAAAGCAATTCTGCGAGACTCTAGTACTGTTTCAACATTTTTGGCAAGAGATACGGTGAAGAAGATAGCTTTGGCATTGGGACAGGATAATTCTTTCTCCCGAGGATTTGAGAAGATTCTTCAAGTGCTTCTG GCAAGCCTCAGGGAAAACTCTCCAGTGATTCGTGCCAAGGCAATGCGAGCG GTCAGTATAATTGTTGAAGCTGATCCAGAGGTCTTGCGTGATAAGCTTGTTCAAACTGCTGTTGAAGGAAGGTTTTGTGATTCTGCTATCTCAGTTAGAGAAGCAGCACTTGAACTTGTTGGTAGGCATATTGCTTCGCATCCTGATGTTGGTTTACAG TATTTTGAAAAGGTAGCAGAAAGAATAAAGGATACTGGAGTAAGTGTGCGAAAACGTGCGATCAGGATCATAAGGGATATGTGCACTTCAAATCCGAATTTCGCAGAATTCACAACTGCTTGCATAGATATTATCTCCCGTGTGAATGATGAAGAATCCAGCATACAG GACCTAGTTTGCAAGACATTTTATGAGTTTTGGTTTGAAGAACCATCTGGTACGCAAAGTCATCATTTTAAAGATGGAAGTTCTGTTCCATTAGAAGTAGCTAAGAAGACAGAGCAGATTGTTGAGATGCTGAGAAGAGTGCGCAGTTACCAACTCCTTGTAGTTGTCATTAAGCGTAACTTAGTCCTTGATTTTTTTCCACAATCAGCTAAGGCTGTCGGGATCAACCCTGTCTCACTTGCTTCGGTGCGTCGGCGATGTGAGCAAATGTGCAAGTGCCTGTTGGAGAAAATATTACTG GTAACAGAAATGAGTAGTGAGGAAGGAGATGTTCGCATGCTCCCGTATGTGCTACTCTTACATGCCTTTTGTGTTGTAGATCCTATGCTATGTGCACCAGCATCTGACCCTTCTCTGTTTGTGGTCACTCTGCAGCCATATTTGAAATCTCAG ACTGACACTCGAGTTGCTGCCCAGCTATTGGAGAGTATAATCTTTGTAATAGACTCCGTCTTGCCCATGCTTCGTAAACTTCCACCAAGCGTTGTTGAAGAACTTGAACAAGATTTAAAGCAAATGATTGTCCGCCATTCTTTCTTGACTGTTGTTCATGCTTGCATCAA GTGCCTGTGCTGTGTGAGCAAAGTAATGGGGAAAGGTGCACATGTAGTCGAATTACTTATACAGTTTTTTTATAAACGTCTGGATGCATTGGGGCTCGACAACAAGGAG CAAGTAGGACGTTCTCTTTTCTGTCTTGGATTGCTGATACGATATGGGAGCTCATTGCTTACTGCATCTGCTTCCAGCTACAAAAATATAGATGTCATTAGCAGCTTGAATTTGTTTAAAAAGTATCTCCAGGCTGAGGACTTCATTATTAAGGCTAGAGCACTGCAG GCTTTAGGATATGTTTTAATTGCTCGGCCTGAATGCATGCTAGAAAAGGACGTTGGGAAAATTTTAGAGGCAACACTTTCTTCTAGTACTGATGCTCGTCTCAAG ATGCAATCATTGCAAAATATGTATGAGTATCTTCTGGATGCGGAAAGTCAAATGGGAGCTGATAAAGCTGGTAACATGGAGGATATTGGCTCAACAGATGATGGCCACGGTGTTCCTGTAGCTGCAGGTGCTGGTGATACTAACATTTGTGGTGGTATAGTTCAGTTGTATTGGGATATGATCTTAGGAAGGTGTCTGGATGTGAATGAACAAGTGCGTCAATCTGCTTTAAAG ATTGTGGAAGTGGTTCTGCGTCAAGGTCTGGTGCATCCTATTACTTGCGTACCCTACCTCATAGCACTTGAAACAGATCCTCAGGAGGCAAATGCTAAGCTGGCTAATCATTTGTTGATGAATATGAATGAGAA GTACCCAGCTTTTTTTGAAAGCCGTTTAGGAGATGGTCTTCAATTGTCATTTGTGTTTATGCGGTGCTTGAATCAAAATTCTTCTGCCCATTTAGACCCAAAAGCTGTGTCAAAACTCTCTGGTAATCTTAAAGGAAAACCTGATGCTAGCCCCTTTGCTTATGCGAGGCTTGGGATTTCTCGAATCTACAAGCTCATCCGTGGTAATCGTGTGTCCAGAAACAAGTTTATGGCCTCAATTGTTCGGAAATTTGACATGCCAAGCTGGAATGATTCTGTCATCCCTTTCTTAAT ATATTGCACGGAAATTCTGTCATTGCTCCCTTTTACATTGCCTGATGAGCCTCTTTATCTCATCTATACTATAAATCGAGTTATACAAGTTAGAGCTGGAATACTTGAAGCAAACATGAAAGCATTTTTGCATTTGTTAAGAGGAGAAAACCAGGAAATTGATGGAAACGGAATTATTCGGCCTGATCCTTCCACACTAGCTCATGAAAGCAATGTGAGTGAGCAAATACCTGAAGATTTAGATGGGCAAAGTCCATCTAGGTATGCATCGAAGGATTTGGGAATGCCTGATATCACCACAGGCAACTCTCATGGTATATCTGGAGGTGATCTGCAGAAGATCCAG GCAGATTGTCTCGCTGCTGGTGCACTGCAGTTActtttgaagctcaagaggCACCTCAAGATTGTATACAGCCTAGACGATGCCCGTTGCCAA GCATTTTCTCCAAATGAACCCCCAAAACCAGGGGACTTTCTCTCGAGACAGAATATGCCCTTCAACATCAGTGATGTTACCATTGATCCACCTAGCAATTATGAGGACTTGTTACAGAGATACCAG GAATTCAAGAATGCATTGAAGGAAGATACTGTTGACTATTCAACTTATACAGCAAATATTAAGAGGAAACGCCCGCCTCCCAGAAGAGGTGGGAGGTCTGGACGTACAATGGGTggagatgatgaagatgatgaaaatgatgaagattGGGGAAGTGCAATGAGACGGCTAAGTAACAGTGGCAGAAAAGCGTACAACAGCAGAAGTAGGCAGCGGATGTAA
- the LOC113698865 gene encoding sister chromatid cohesion protein SCC2 isoform X2, which translates to MSNDAINHSRKPKVRKKGKDSILSSSTVPDAIEQQDAAIGCFSELLEGICCRSEIFSDDRDEAEWLPLTVGDLKTVVNEIISIRAKRILHLVPIDILSRFLRVLDHQIHRAEGLSINGSEHSDSDVMTSIYVALESIHAALAIMAHTGMAKQLYKEEIIERIVEFSRHQIMDIMSACDPAYRALHKPNDIGAPDDDEDEEIEGDYGSASKKRRTTRNLKLRKSNPNKASAVVNSILQKLCTIVGFLEDLLSIERLSDSCILQLIRTSFTTFLVDNIHLLQLKAISLISGIFHTYTQHRAYVMDEALQVLLKLPFSKRVPRTYHLPDEEQKQIQIITALLIQLIHCSANLPEVLRQSSSVPSLEVSLDTNYPTKCHEAITESCCLFWSRVLQRLTGSKNQDSSELKTMIENLVVDLLVTLNLPEYPGSAPILEVLCVLLLQNAGPKSKDISARSMAIDLLGTIASRLKHDAVRCRKEKFWIVHQLTSGESSFVSSACCVCLNARNEKQLFACQGCQRLYHVDCIGVGRNEVSTHSFYCQICICKKQLLVLKSYSESQSKDDEKKGHKLSGMSSDNFEVANLEIVQQMLLNYLQDASSVDVHLFIRWFYICIWYKDDPSAQQKFYYYLSRLRSKAILRDSSTVSTFLARDTVKKIALALGQDNSFSRGFEKILQVLLASLRENSPVIRAKAMRAVSIIVEADPEVLRDKLVQTAVEGRFCDSAISVREAALELVGRHIASHPDVGLQYFEKVAERIKDTGVSVRKRAIRIIRDMCTSNPNFAEFTTACIDIISRVNDEESSIQDLVCKTFYEFWFEEPSGTQSHHFKDGSSVPLEVAKKTEQIVEMLRRVRSYQLLVVVIKRNLVLDFFPQSAKAVGINPVSLASVRRRCEQMCKCLLEKILLVTEMSSEEGDVRMLPYVLLLHAFCVVDPMLCAPASDPSLFVVTLQPYLKSQTDTRVAAQLLESIIFVIDSVLPMLRKLPPSVVEELEQDLKQMIVRHSFLTVVHACIKCLCCVSKVMGKGAHVVELLIQFFYKRLDALGLDNKEQVGRSLFCLGLLIRYGSSLLTASASSYKNIDVISSLNLFKKYLQAEDFIIKARALQALGYVLIARPECMLEKDVGKILEATLSSSTDARLKMQSLQNMYEYLLDAESQMGADKAGNMEDIGSTDDGHGVPVAAGAGDTNICGGIVQLYWDMILGRCLDVNEQVRQSALKIVEVVLRQGLVHPITCVPYLIALETDPQEANAKLANHLLMNMNEKYPAFFESRLGDGLQLSFVFMRCLNQNSSAHLDPKAVSKLSGNLKGKPDASPFAYARLGISRIYKLIRGNRVSRNKFMASIVRKFDMPSWNDSVIPFLIYCTEILSLLPFTLPDEPLYLIYTINRVIQVRAGILEANMKAFLHLLRGENQEIDGNGIIRPDPSTLAHESNVSEQIPEDLDGQSPSRYASKDLGMPDITTGNSHGISGGDLQKIQADCLAAGALQLLLKLKRHLKIVYSLDDARCQAFSPNEPPKPGDFLSRQNMPFNISDVTIDPPSNYEDLLQRYQEFKNALKEDTVDYSTYTANIKRKRPPPRRGGRSGRTMGGDDEDDENDEDWGSAMRRLSNSGRKAYNSRSRQRM; encoded by the exons ATGTCTAAT GATGCTATTAATCATTCTAGAAAACCAAAAGTCAGGAAGAAAGGCAAAGACAGCATTCTGTCCTCATCAACTGTTCCGGATGCTATTGAGCAGCAAG ATGCTGCCATTGGATGCTTCTCTGAATTGTTGGAGGGCATTTGTTGTAGATCAGAGATTTTTAGTGATGACCGGGATGAAGCAGAATGGTTACCGTTAACTGTTGGTGATCTTAAAACGGTTGTCAATGAAATTATTTCCATCCGAGCAAAGAGAATACTACATTTGGTTCCCATAGATATTCTGTCAAGATTCTTAAGGGTTTTAGATCATCAGATTCATCGAGCAGAAGGTTTATCGATTAATGGCTCTGAACAT TCAGACTCAGATGTGATGACGTCCATTTATGTTGCTTTGGAATCCATTCATGCAGCTTTGGCAATTATGGCTCATACTGGCATGGCTAAGCAACTTTATAAGGAAGAG ATCATTGAAAGGATTGTGGAGTTCTCTAGGCATCAGATCATGGATATTATGTCAGCTTGTGATCCAGCATATCGTGCTTTGCATAAACCAAATGATATTGGCGCTCCTGATG atgatgaagatgaagaaattgaagggGACTATGGTTCAGCTAGTAAGAAACGGCGAACTACTAGGAATCTTAAACTCAGAAAGTCAAATCCAAAcaa GGCATCTGCTGTGGTGAATAGTATACTCCAGAAGCTTTGTACCATTGTTGGCTTTCTTGAGGATTTGCTGTCGATAGAGCGCCTGTCAGACAGTTGTATTCTCCAGCTCATCAGGACTAGTTTCACAACATTTCTAGTGGACAATATCCATCTTTTGCAGCTTAAAGCAATCAGTTTGATTAGTGGG ATATTTCATACGTACACACAGCATCGTGCTTATGTGATGGATGAAGCACTACAGGTTCTTCTAAAGTTACCATTCTCAAAGCGTGTACCCCGGACTTATCATCTCCCCGATGAAGAGCAAAAGCAGATTCAGATCATTACTGCTCTGTTAATTCAATTAATTCACTGTAGTGCTAACCTTCCTGAGGTGTTAAGGCAATCAAGTAGCGTTCCTTCTCTGGAGGTCTCTTTAGACACCAATTATCCTACTAAATGTCATGAGGCAATTACAGAATCCTGCTGTCTTTTCTGGAGTCGAGTTCTTCAGAGGCTTACTGGGTCAAAGAACCAGGATTCATCGGAGTTGAAGACAATGATTGAGAATCTTGTAGTTGATTTGCTTGTCACTTTGAATCTCCCCGAGTATCCTGGTTCTGCGCCAATTTTGGAG GTCCTTTGCGTCCTCCTCCTCCAGAATGCTGGACCAAAATCTAAGGATATTTCTGCTCGTTCAATGGCCATTGACCTCCTTGGCACCATTGCCTCTAGGTTGAAACATGATGCTGTTCGTTGCAGGAAGGAGAAATTTTGGATAGTTCATCAGTTAACAAGCGGTGAAAGCAGCTTTGTAAGTTCTGCATGTTGTGTTTGTTTGAATGCGAGGAATGAAAAACAACTATTTGCATGTCAAGGTTGCCAGAGACTGTATCATGTTGACTGTATTGGAGTTGGACGAAATGAAGTTTCTACTCACAGTTTCTATTGTCAAATCTGTATTTGCAAAAAGCAACTTCTTGTTTTAAAATCATACTCTGAGTCGCAGAGCAAGGATGATGAGAAAAAGGGTCATAAACTTTCTGGAATGTCTTCCGACAATTTTGAGGTCGcaaatttggagattgttcaacAAATGCTCCTAAATTACCTACAGGACGCCAGTTCTGTTGATGTGCATCTCTTCATCCGGTG GTTCTACATCTGTATATGGTACAAAGATGACCCAAGTGCTCAACAGAAGTTCTACTATTACCTTTCAAGATTGAGATCTAAAGCAATTCTGCGAGACTCTAGTACTGTTTCAACATTTTTGGCAAGAGATACGGTGAAGAAGATAGCTTTGGCATTGGGACAGGATAATTCTTTCTCCCGAGGATTTGAGAAGATTCTTCAAGTGCTTCTG GCAAGCCTCAGGGAAAACTCTCCAGTGATTCGTGCCAAGGCAATGCGAGCG GTCAGTATAATTGTTGAAGCTGATCCAGAGGTCTTGCGTGATAAGCTTGTTCAAACTGCTGTTGAAGGAAGGTTTTGTGATTCTGCTATCTCAGTTAGAGAAGCAGCACTTGAACTTGTTGGTAGGCATATTGCTTCGCATCCTGATGTTGGTTTACAG TATTTTGAAAAGGTAGCAGAAAGAATAAAGGATACTGGAGTAAGTGTGCGAAAACGTGCGATCAGGATCATAAGGGATATGTGCACTTCAAATCCGAATTTCGCAGAATTCACAACTGCTTGCATAGATATTATCTCCCGTGTGAATGATGAAGAATCCAGCATACAG GACCTAGTTTGCAAGACATTTTATGAGTTTTGGTTTGAAGAACCATCTGGTACGCAAAGTCATCATTTTAAAGATGGAAGTTCTGTTCCATTAGAAGTAGCTAAGAAGACAGAGCAGATTGTTGAGATGCTGAGAAGAGTGCGCAGTTACCAACTCCTTGTAGTTGTCATTAAGCGTAACTTAGTCCTTGATTTTTTTCCACAATCAGCTAAGGCTGTCGGGATCAACCCTGTCTCACTTGCTTCGGTGCGTCGGCGATGTGAGCAAATGTGCAAGTGCCTGTTGGAGAAAATATTACTG GTAACAGAAATGAGTAGTGAGGAAGGAGATGTTCGCATGCTCCCGTATGTGCTACTCTTACATGCCTTTTGTGTTGTAGATCCTATGCTATGTGCACCAGCATCTGACCCTTCTCTGTTTGTGGTCACTCTGCAGCCATATTTGAAATCTCAG ACTGACACTCGAGTTGCTGCCCAGCTATTGGAGAGTATAATCTTTGTAATAGACTCCGTCTTGCCCATGCTTCGTAAACTTCCACCAAGCGTTGTTGAAGAACTTGAACAAGATTTAAAGCAAATGATTGTCCGCCATTCTTTCTTGACTGTTGTTCATGCTTGCATCAA GTGCCTGTGCTGTGTGAGCAAAGTAATGGGGAAAGGTGCACATGTAGTCGAATTACTTATACAGTTTTTTTATAAACGTCTGGATGCATTGGGGCTCGACAACAAGGAG CAAGTAGGACGTTCTCTTTTCTGTCTTGGATTGCTGATACGATATGGGAGCTCATTGCTTACTGCATCTGCTTCCAGCTACAAAAATATAGATGTCATTAGCAGCTTGAATTTGTTTAAAAAGTATCTCCAGGCTGAGGACTTCATTATTAAGGCTAGAGCACTGCAG GCTTTAGGATATGTTTTAATTGCTCGGCCTGAATGCATGCTAGAAAAGGACGTTGGGAAAATTTTAGAGGCAACACTTTCTTCTAGTACTGATGCTCGTCTCAAG ATGCAATCATTGCAAAATATGTATGAGTATCTTCTGGATGCGGAAAGTCAAATGGGAGCTGATAAAGCTGGTAACATGGAGGATATTGGCTCAACAGATGATGGCCACGGTGTTCCTGTAGCTGCAGGTGCTGGTGATACTAACATTTGTGGTGGTATAGTTCAGTTGTATTGGGATATGATCTTAGGAAGGTGTCTGGATGTGAATGAACAAGTGCGTCAATCTGCTTTAAAG ATTGTGGAAGTGGTTCTGCGTCAAGGTCTGGTGCATCCTATTACTTGCGTACCCTACCTCATAGCACTTGAAACAGATCCTCAGGAGGCAAATGCTAAGCTGGCTAATCATTTGTTGATGAATATGAATGAGAA GTACCCAGCTTTTTTTGAAAGCCGTTTAGGAGATGGTCTTCAATTGTCATTTGTGTTTATGCGGTGCTTGAATCAAAATTCTTCTGCCCATTTAGACCCAAAAGCTGTGTCAAAACTCTCTGGTAATCTTAAAGGAAAACCTGATGCTAGCCCCTTTGCTTATGCGAGGCTTGGGATTTCTCGAATCTACAAGCTCATCCGTGGTAATCGTGTGTCCAGAAACAAGTTTATGGCCTCAATTGTTCGGAAATTTGACATGCCAAGCTGGAATGATTCTGTCATCCCTTTCTTAAT ATATTGCACGGAAATTCTGTCATTGCTCCCTTTTACATTGCCTGATGAGCCTCTTTATCTCATCTATACTATAAATCGAGTTATACAAGTTAGAGCTGGAATACTTGAAGCAAACATGAAAGCATTTTTGCATTTGTTAAGAGGAGAAAACCAGGAAATTGATGGAAACGGAATTATTCGGCCTGATCCTTCCACACTAGCTCATGAAAGCAATGTGAGTGAGCAAATACCTGAAGATTTAGATGGGCAAAGTCCATCTAGGTATGCATCGAAGGATTTGGGAATGCCTGATATCACCACAGGCAACTCTCATGGTATATCTGGAGGTGATCTGCAGAAGATCCAG GCAGATTGTCTCGCTGCTGGTGCACTGCAGTTActtttgaagctcaagaggCACCTCAAGATTGTATACAGCCTAGACGATGCCCGTTGCCAA GCATTTTCTCCAAATGAACCCCCAAAACCAGGGGACTTTCTCTCGAGACAGAATATGCCCTTCAACATCAGTGATGTTACCATTGATCCACCTAGCAATTATGAGGACTTGTTACAGAGATACCAG GAATTCAAGAATGCATTGAAGGAAGATACTGTTGACTATTCAACTTATACAGCAAATATTAAGAGGAAACGCCCGCCTCCCAGAAGAGGTGGGAGGTCTGGACGTACAATGGGTggagatgatgaagatgatgaaaatgatgaagattGGGGAAGTGCAATGAGACGGCTAAGTAACAGTGGCAGAAAAGCGTACAACAGCAGAAGTAGGCAGCGGATGTAA